Proteins encoded by one window of Psychromonas sp. L1A2:
- a CDS encoding YitT family protein — MDIKFPDTFKRSKYINLSLFFITEQTIRLAMSTKSAQHSFFEDAQGILIGTLLAALGITFFKSTGLLIGGTAGLAFLGQYASSYSFSDVFFIINLPFYYLSYRQLGLAFTLKTFISVFLLSIFVEYAPAFMQFKFLDPIYAALIGGLLVGSGLLGLFRHQASLGGLTILAQFLAQKYGISIGKFQMAVDCVVLILAVFIVDWNAIILSIVGAISYNLILVINHKPGRYSAR, encoded by the coding sequence ATGGATATTAAGTTTCCAGATACTTTCAAACGTTCAAAGTACATTAATTTATCTTTATTTTTTATTACTGAACAAACAATTAGGCTTGCTATGTCTACAAAATCAGCTCAACACTCATTCTTTGAAGATGCTCAAGGCATACTGATCGGCACACTTCTCGCCGCACTTGGTATTACGTTTTTCAAATCAACAGGATTGCTTATTGGTGGTACGGCAGGTTTAGCATTTTTAGGACAATATGCCTCTTCATATTCATTCAGCGATGTATTCTTTATTATCAACTTACCCTTTTATTATTTGTCATACCGACAACTTGGTTTAGCTTTCACATTAAAAACTTTTATTTCTGTTTTTCTACTGTCTATTTTTGTCGAATATGCACCTGCTTTTATGCAATTTAAATTTTTAGATCCCATCTATGCAGCGTTGATCGGTGGACTATTGGTTGGTTCAGGTTTACTTGGTTTATTTAGACACCAAGCAAGCTTAGGTGGCCTGACTATTCTCGCGCAATTTTTAGCACAAAAATACGGAATATCTATTGGAAAGTTTCAAATGGCCGTGGATTGTGTCGTCCTCATTCTTGCCGTTTTTATTGTTGATTGGAATGCTATCATTTTATCAATCGTTGGTGCGATTTCCTATAACTTGATACTGGTTATAAATCATAAACCAGGACGCTATAGTGCAAGATAA
- a CDS encoding LysE family translocator — MNIDTLIIYVFVAFFYIISPGPAILLAIYNGAVNGSKVVMVSALGNIIGLMMLSILSISGLSAILLASSTVFLMVKIVGAVYLIYLGFRQLFSSKKGAKEILGINNNRSLSSYFKEGFLVAATNPKPILFFVALFPQFLDTTYEIIPQFIIMTAIFMAFSFLSLSCYGYLAQKAKGVLSNINNMKWFHRISGGLFVGMGTSVLFIKN, encoded by the coding sequence ATGAATATAGATACGTTAATAATATATGTCTTTGTCGCATTTTTTTATATCATCAGTCCCGGTCCTGCTATTTTACTCGCTATCTATAATGGCGCAGTTAATGGCAGTAAAGTCGTTATGGTGTCTGCTCTTGGCAATATTATTGGTCTAATGATGTTATCAATATTGTCGATCAGTGGTCTTAGTGCGATCCTTTTAGCATCTTCGACTGTATTTCTTATGGTTAAAATAGTCGGTGCTGTTTACCTTATTTATTTAGGGTTTAGACAATTATTTTCAAGTAAGAAAGGCGCAAAAGAAATATTAGGCATCAACAATAACCGATCTTTAAGTTCTTACTTCAAAGAAGGCTTCTTAGTCGCGGCGACCAACCCTAAACCAATATTATTCTTTGTTGCATTATTCCCTCAATTCTTAGATACAACTTATGAAATTATCCCCCAATTTATCATTATGACGGCTATATTCATGGCCTTTTCATTTCTATCATTATCTTGTTATGGCTATTTAGCACAAAAAGCAAAGGGAGTGCTATCAAATATAAATAACATGAAATGGTTCCATAGAATCAGTGGTGGTTTATTTGTTGGTATGGGGACGAGTGTTTTATTTATTAAAAACTAA
- a CDS encoding LysR family transcriptional regulator, with translation MDYILAKTFLTICDLNTFGAAADELNVTQTTVTARIKSLEKVLECALFIRNKSGASLTKNGEHFKSYATQIVQTWDAAKRDLPLPETVKGSLAIGVDLTLWNPIAATLITHLNETASELAITIEVGDNKQMCEKVRSGGLDIALVHQPEYSSRIVVEHLLDEKLVRVQSVNKPTPYLYVDWGEKFKRLHDSALPELARSNISISLGPVALQVMLKSGGSGYFRTRVINRYLQQGLLELTPDSPQFSYPVYLIRYAKKELNINNLKQHLIKVLESEDDWF, from the coding sequence GTGGATTATATTTTAGCTAAAACATTTCTAACTATTTGCGACTTGAACACTTTTGGTGCAGCCGCAGATGAACTTAACGTGACTCAAACTACCGTCACCGCTCGCATAAAGTCTTTAGAAAAGGTGTTGGAGTGCGCCTTATTTATTCGTAATAAAAGTGGTGCGTCATTAACAAAAAATGGAGAGCATTTTAAATCTTATGCGACACAAATAGTGCAAACATGGGATGCTGCTAAAAGAGATTTGCCGTTACCTGAAACAGTGAAAGGTAGTTTAGCTATCGGTGTTGATTTGACGTTATGGAATCCTATTGCAGCAACGTTAATAACGCATCTGAATGAAACTGCCTCAGAGTTAGCGATAACCATTGAGGTAGGCGACAATAAACAAATGTGTGAGAAAGTGCGCTCTGGTGGATTAGATATTGCGCTTGTCCATCAACCTGAATACAGCTCTCGAATTGTGGTTGAACATTTATTAGATGAAAAACTGGTAAGAGTTCAATCAGTTAATAAGCCTACTCCGTACCTTTATGTCGACTGGGGTGAGAAATTCAAAAGATTGCACGACTCTGCTTTACCAGAATTAGCGCGAAGTAATATATCGATCAGCTTAGGGCCTGTTGCTTTACAAGTAATGCTTAAAAGTGGTGGTAGCGGTTATTTTAGAACAAGAGTTATTAATCGATATTTACAACAAGGATTACTCGAATTAACCCCTGATTCTCCACAATTTTCGTATCCTGTGTACTTAATTCGATACGCTAAAAAAGAGTTAAACATTAATAATTTAAAGCAACATCTTATCAAAGTGTTAGAAAGTGAAGATGATTGGTTTTAA
- a CDS encoding HPP family protein — MINNALTKEIKLFLGIPTIGPTFKEIIVSSFTALLATLCVIYISKDLLSYFNVHANIYILIPIAATSVLVFVVPHGALSQPWQVIVGNLVSAFIGVTCYQYFGNDLATAAALSVSISIMTMSLLRCVHPPGGATALGAVLGGDTIHQLGYSYLLIPTLLNCLIIISVAIALNYPFSWRRYPSHLYYKNNLTNTISPGARANEVTVEDFMKAVTEHGSFIDMTDEGWNEIFEKAKQHAEYDNIHPHNIESGQTYSNGKIGKEWEIREVLTISNKKTVKYFVLAGENINLLESCSVKEFIAWSKFKVSKNNIGIWERLT; from the coding sequence ATGATCAATAATGCATTAACCAAAGAGATTAAATTATTTTTAGGTATCCCGACAATAGGGCCCACTTTTAAGGAAATAATTGTTTCATCATTCACCGCTTTATTAGCGACACTGTGTGTCATTTACATCTCCAAAGATCTATTAAGCTATTTTAATGTGCACGCCAATATTTATATTTTAATTCCTATTGCAGCGACTTCAGTTCTTGTATTTGTTGTTCCTCATGGTGCGTTGTCTCAGCCGTGGCAAGTGATTGTAGGTAATCTCGTTAGCGCGTTTATAGGGGTGACTTGTTATCAATATTTCGGCAATGATCTGGCAACCGCCGCAGCGTTGTCTGTATCAATCTCGATAATGACGATGTCACTGTTAAGGTGTGTACACCCGCCAGGTGGAGCAACGGCATTAGGCGCCGTTTTAGGGGGAGATACTATCCACCAATTAGGTTATAGCTATTTACTGATCCCGACATTATTAAACTGCTTAATCATTATTTCAGTTGCAATCGCTTTAAATTATCCATTTAGTTGGCGACGATATCCGTCTCATTTATATTACAAAAATAACCTAACCAACACTATTTCACCTGGTGCAAGAGCCAATGAAGTGACTGTTGAGGACTTCATGAAGGCAGTGACCGAACATGGTTCATTTATCGATATGACCGATGAAGGTTGGAATGAGATATTTGAAAAAGCCAAGCAACATGCTGAATACGACAACATACACCCACACAATATTGAATCAGGTCAAACCTATAGCAACGGAAAAATAGGAAAAGAATGGGAGATTAGAGAAGTATTAACGATAAGTAATAAAAAGACCGTAAAATACTTTGTACTCGCAGGTGAAAACATAAATCTCTTAGAATCTTGTTCGGTAAAGGAGTTTATTGCTTGGTCTAAGTTTAAAGTGAGCAAAAACAATATTGGCATATGGGAGAGACTGACTTAA
- a CDS encoding PilZ domain-containing protein has product MAKSDKELLINDQEFELLSEMLLDTEISENKELNYDISSKSGKDALLFQLGLADDLQLVANYGSHHLIFPVQMKMGDFTNFSMTLKSPKIYETGDKLRSWRLSADKTMRIVNEEGEVLPYRVKDLSASGISLLIDDPEHESLPEILSNIYLQLPDRARLPISGSQIRRIDKYTVAYSLGKEGDDDMLSALTEYLFECHAEQHPDAHTNRFK; this is encoded by the coding sequence ATGGCTAAATCAGATAAAGAATTATTAATCAATGATCAGGAATTTGAGCTACTGTCTGAAATGTTATTGGATACAGAAATTAGTGAAAATAAAGAACTCAATTATGATATTTCATCGAAGTCAGGAAAAGACGCATTACTCTTTCAACTTGGGTTAGCAGACGATTTGCAATTAGTTGCGAATTACGGAAGCCATCATCTAATTTTTCCAGTGCAAATGAAAATGGGCGACTTCACTAATTTTAGTATGACGCTAAAATCACCTAAAATTTATGAAACGGGCGATAAGTTACGCTCTTGGCGTTTATCGGCAGATAAAACCATGAGGATCGTTAATGAAGAAGGGGAAGTTTTACCTTACCGCGTTAAAGATCTTTCAGCATCAGGTATCTCTTTATTAATTGATGATCCTGAACATGAATCGTTACCAGAAATATTAAGTAATATTTACCTGCAATTACCTGACCGAGCACGATTACCTATCTCAGGTTCTCAAATACGCCGTATTGATAAATACACAGTGGCTTATTCATTAGGTAAAGAAGGCGACGATGACATGCTTTCTGCTTTAACTGAATACTTATTTGAGTGTCATGCAGAACAACACCCAGATGCACATACTAATCGATTCAAGTGA
- the leuS gene encoding leucine--tRNA ligase: MQELYNPKEIEAKFQKHWDDNQSFKATEDPSKEKYYCLSMFPYPSGKLHMGHVRNYTIGDVVSRFQRMQGKNVMQPMGWDAFGLPAENAAIKNNTAPAGWTYENIAYMKTQLKQLGFGYDWSRELATCQPEYYRWEQWFFTKLLEKDLVYKKMATVNWDPVDQTVLANEQVIDGRGWRSGAIVEQKEIPQWFIKITAYAQELLDDLDQLDEWPEQVRTMQRNWIGRSEGIEMDFKVANSDEMFSVYTTRPDTVMGVTYVAVAAQHPLALEAAKSNPTLAAFCESCKNVKLAEAELATMAKVGVDTGLKAIHPITGLEVPIWTANFVLMGYGSGAVMSVPAHDQRDYEFAKEYGLNIKAVIKPADADVDVSTEAFTDKGVCFNSGDFTALEGLAFDAAFDAVEARLVAENKGKRQVNFRLRDWGVSRQRYWGAPIPTLTLEDGTVVPVPEDQLPVILPEDVTMNGIVSPIKADLEWAKTTYNGQPATHETDTFDTFMESSWYYARYCSPQSDDKMLDPAKANYWLPVDQYIGGIEHAILHLLYSRFFHKLLRDFGLVNSDEPYKKLLTQGMVLADAYYYEDAKGGKVWVSPTEAITETDVKGKVISAKTADGQVLVYDGMSKMSKSKNNGIDPQVMIDKYGADSVRLFMMFAAPAEQTLEWSDSALEGSLRFLKRLWRLAFDHVSLGEVATLDIKAFNNNQKTLRRELHKTIAKVSDDVGRRQTFNTAIAAVMELMNKLTKAPTEDAQDRAILQEALVAVTKMLSPITPHICAELFTLLGSEDDILSAPWPTVDESALVEDSKLIIVQVNGKLRAKLTVAANATQEEVEAQAHADDNVSKFTTDKTVRKVIYVPGKLLNIVAN, translated from the coding sequence ATGCAAGAGTTATACAACCCTAAAGAGATTGAAGCTAAATTCCAAAAACATTGGGATGACAATCAATCATTTAAAGCGACTGAAGACCCATCAAAAGAAAAATATTACTGCCTCTCAATGTTCCCTTACCCAAGTGGAAAATTACACATGGGACATGTGCGTAATTATACTATCGGCGATGTTGTGTCTCGTTTCCAACGTATGCAGGGTAAAAATGTAATGCAACCTATGGGTTGGGATGCGTTTGGCTTACCAGCTGAAAATGCAGCTATCAAGAACAATACTGCTCCAGCAGGTTGGACTTATGAAAACATTGCTTACATGAAAACACAGCTTAAGCAGTTAGGTTTTGGTTATGACTGGAGCCGCGAGTTAGCGACTTGTCAGCCTGAGTACTACCGTTGGGAACAATGGTTTTTCACTAAGCTATTAGAAAAAGATTTAGTTTACAAAAAAATGGCGACGGTAAACTGGGATCCAGTGGATCAAACTGTGTTAGCTAATGAGCAAGTTATCGATGGTCGCGGCTGGCGTTCAGGTGCAATCGTTGAACAAAAAGAAATTCCACAGTGGTTTATTAAAATTACCGCTTATGCACAAGAGTTATTAGATGATTTAGACCAGTTAGACGAATGGCCTGAACAAGTTCGTACCATGCAACGTAACTGGATTGGTCGCTCAGAAGGCATTGAGATGGACTTCAAAGTGGCAAACAGTGATGAAATGTTCTCTGTTTACACGACTCGTCCTGATACGGTAATGGGTGTGACTTATGTTGCTGTTGCAGCACAACATCCTTTAGCGTTAGAAGCTGCAAAATCTAACCCAACGTTAGCGGCATTCTGTGAAAGCTGTAAAAATGTTAAATTAGCGGAAGCTGAATTAGCAACAATGGCTAAAGTAGGTGTTGATACTGGTCTTAAAGCTATCCACCCTATTACTGGTTTAGAAGTACCAATCTGGACGGCTAACTTTGTATTGATGGGATACGGTTCTGGCGCAGTGATGTCTGTACCAGCACATGACCAACGTGATTATGAATTTGCTAAAGAATACGGTTTAAATATTAAAGCTGTGATTAAACCTGCTGATGCTGACGTTGATGTTTCAACTGAAGCGTTTACTGATAAAGGCGTTTGCTTTAACTCTGGTGACTTCACTGCACTAGAAGGTTTAGCGTTTGATGCGGCATTCGACGCAGTAGAAGCACGATTAGTAGCTGAAAATAAAGGTAAACGCCAAGTTAACTTCCGTCTTCGTGATTGGGGTGTTTCTCGTCAACGTTACTGGGGCGCACCAATCCCAACGTTAACACTAGAAGATGGCACAGTAGTACCTGTACCTGAAGATCAATTACCGGTTATCTTGCCTGAAGATGTCACAATGAATGGTATTGTTTCACCGATTAAAGCTGACCTTGAGTGGGCTAAAACCACTTATAACGGCCAACCTGCTACACATGAAACGGATACGTTTGATACATTCATGGAATCAAGCTGGTATTACGCACGTTATTGTTCACCGCAAAGTGACGATAAAATGTTAGATCCTGCTAAAGCTAACTATTGGTTACCAGTTGATCAATACATTGGTGGTATCGAGCACGCTATTTTACATCTTTTATATTCTCGCTTCTTCCATAAATTATTACGTGATTTTGGATTAGTAAACAGTGATGAACCTTATAAGAAACTGTTAACGCAAGGTATGGTATTGGCAGACGCTTATTACTATGAAGATGCGAAAGGCGGTAAAGTTTGGGTATCTCCAACGGAAGCAATTACAGAAACAGATGTTAAAGGTAAAGTTATTTCAGCGAAAACAGCTGACGGACAAGTATTGGTTTATGACGGTATGAGCAAAATGTCTAAATCAAAAAATAACGGTATCGACCCACAAGTGATGATTGATAAATATGGTGCAGACAGTGTGCGTTTATTTATGATGTTTGCAGCACCTGCTGAGCAAACGTTAGAGTGGTCTGACTCTGCGTTAGAAGGTTCATTACGTTTCCTTAAGCGTTTATGGAGATTGGCATTTGATCATGTTTCATTAGGTGAAGTCGCGACATTAGATATTAAAGCATTTAACAATAACCAAAAAACATTACGTCGTGAGTTACACAAAACTATTGCGAAAGTAAGTGATGATGTTGGTCGTCGTCAAACCTTTAATACTGCGATTGCTGCGGTAATGGAATTAATGAACAAGCTGACTAAAGCACCAACAGAAGACGCACAAGATCGTGCTATTTTGCAGGAAGCATTAGTTGCTGTCACTAAAATGTTGTCACCTATTACGCCGCATATCTGTGCTGAACTATTTACTTTATTAGGTTCAGAAGATGATATTTTATCTGCGCCTTGGCCAACGGTTGATGAGTCTGCTTTAGTTGAAGATTCAAAACTAATTATCGTACAAGTGAATGGTAAGTTACGTGCAAAACTAACAGTGGCTGCTAATGCGACACAAGAAGAAGTTGAAGCACAGGCTCATGCAGATGACAATGTGAGTAAATTCACGACGGATAAAACAGTTCGTAAAGTGATTTATGTACCAGGTAAATTATTGAATATTGTCGCTAATTAA
- a CDS encoding LPS-assembly lipoprotein LptE, giving the protein MYSIHPRAFYRQTLLLMTIAMTLLLSGCGFHLKHNNGLVEKFPEIYLQTNNPKGDLTRLVKLRLRGANIKILTEPNPDAAVLRLKSESQSERTISLYATAQNAEKEIGYVMKYSLKMPNYTTKDFDVNLYRDFLYDSSQALAKSREQELLIKELRVVAADHIIATMLSIENQAAE; this is encoded by the coding sequence ATGTATTCAATTCACCCTCGAGCTTTTTATCGTCAGACATTGCTATTAATGACTATCGCAATGACATTATTATTAAGTGGCTGTGGTTTTCACCTTAAACATAATAATGGTTTGGTGGAAAAATTCCCTGAAATATATCTACAAACTAATAACCCTAAAGGTGATTTAACACGTCTTGTTAAACTGCGTTTACGTGGTGCTAATATTAAAATATTAACTGAACCTAACCCTGATGCAGCTGTATTAAGGCTGAAATCAGAAAGTCAAAGTGAACGTACTATCTCGTTATATGCAACCGCACAAAATGCAGAAAAAGAGATTGGTTATGTGATGAAATACTCTTTAAAAATGCCTAATTATACGACTAAAGATTTTGACGTTAATTTATACCGAGATTTCCTTTACGACTCTTCGCAAGCATTAGCAAAATCTCGTGAACAAGAGCTACTAATCAAAGAGTTAAGAGTAGTTGCAGCCGATCATATTATTGCCACTATGCTGAGCATAGAAAACCAAGCGGCAGAGTAA
- the holA gene encoding DNA polymerase III subunit delta has protein sequence MRIYPEQLAQQIQQKLPSCCLIFGDEALLSIEAFEQIQVKAKALGFLERFSYSLDGSFDKDQIFSQFNTLSLFSERQIIELTLSKTTKENTDFIREITPLLNPDILLVIKGPKLNAQQLKSVWFNKLEQQGLFVATNALMPQRFPQWLFQRLRVVGLTADNEVIDFLTLHFEGNLLAAKQEIEKLSILFPKQHLHLPQVEQSITTHNHFSLFQWVDSLLGGEKIRNARIIKQLQAEGTELLLMSATLASEIQKLLSYSYQMKTQSLPSLFAQQKPKLWPAKQALLTKALNRLSTLQLEKMLIECAQLEVSVKVENKTDTWLQLNAICYQFLK, from the coding sequence ATGCGAATTTATCCTGAACAGCTAGCACAACAGATCCAACAAAAACTGCCTAGCTGCTGCTTGATATTTGGTGATGAAGCACTATTAAGCATTGAAGCCTTTGAACAAATTCAAGTTAAGGCTAAAGCATTAGGTTTTTTAGAACGTTTTAGTTATAGCTTGGATGGTAGCTTTGATAAAGACCAAATATTTAGTCAATTCAATACCCTATCATTGTTCTCTGAAAGACAAATTATTGAATTAACACTCAGTAAAACCACCAAAGAAAATACTGACTTCATTAGAGAAATCACTCCCCTTTTAAATCCAGATATTTTATTGGTCATTAAAGGGCCAAAACTCAATGCTCAGCAATTAAAAAGTGTTTGGTTCAATAAGCTAGAGCAGCAGGGATTGTTTGTTGCCACTAATGCGCTAATGCCGCAACGTTTCCCTCAATGGTTATTTCAACGTCTTCGTGTTGTCGGTTTAACGGCTGACAATGAAGTTATTGACTTTTTAACGTTGCATTTTGAAGGTAACTTGTTGGCAGCCAAACAAGAAATTGAAAAATTATCTATCCTTTTTCCAAAACAACATTTACATTTACCCCAAGTAGAACAAAGTATTACGACACATAATCATTTTAGTTTGTTCCAATGGGTAGATAGTTTGTTAGGTGGTGAAAAAATACGAAATGCACGTATTATTAAGCAATTACAAGCTGAAGGTACAGAGTTATTGTTAATGAGCGCAACATTAGCCAGTGAGATTCAAAAACTGCTTTCATATTCGTATCAGATGAAAACACAATCATTACCATCGTTATTTGCACAACAGAAACCTAAGTTATGGCCAGCTAAACAAGCTTTATTAACTAAGGCATTAAACCGTTTAAGCACGTTACAATTAGAGAAAATGCTTATTGAATGCGCTCAATTAGAGGTGTCGGTTAAAGTTGAAAATAAAACAGATACTTGGCTACAATTAAATGCTATTTGTTATCAATTTTTAAAATAA
- the nadD gene encoding nicotinate-nucleotide adenylyltransferase, giving the protein MKINDCTAIGFLGGTFDPIHFGHLRPALEIQQALNLQSLYLLPNYIAPHKEKSLANTQQRIDMVKLAIQETPELQLNTQELLRSTPSYTIDTLKLLRQQYPETPICFIMGMDSLINFDSWYQYQEILDYCHIVVSHRPGWDPTFNEVVSALLTKHQIQNPALLHSALAGHIYFQSTSQLAISSSHIRDLLAAKRSINFLTPQSVCTYIKEQHCYT; this is encoded by the coding sequence ATGAAAATTAATGACTGTACTGCAATAGGTTTTTTAGGTGGGACATTTGATCCGATCCATTTTGGCCACTTACGCCCTGCATTAGAGATTCAACAAGCACTGAATTTACAGTCATTATATTTACTGCCAAATTATATCGCGCCGCATAAAGAAAAAAGCTTAGCTAATACGCAGCAACGCATTGATATGGTTAAGCTCGCTATTCAAGAAACACCAGAGTTACAACTCAATACTCAAGAATTACTCCGATCTACTCCCAGTTATACTATTGATACATTAAAGTTATTACGACAGCAATATCCAGAGACGCCAATCTGCTTTATTATGGGCATGGATTCATTAATTAATTTTGATAGTTGGTATCAATATCAAGAGATATTAGATTATTGTCATATAGTCGTTAGCCACAGACCTGGTTGGGATCCAACGTTTAATGAAGTTGTGAGTGCGCTTTTAACTAAACATCAAATACAAAACCCTGCGCTATTACATAGCGCTTTAGCAGGGCATATCTATTTTCAAAGTACCAGTCAATTAGCTATTTCATCTTCCCACATTCGCGATTTATTAGCAGCAAAGCGAAGTATTAACTTTTTAACCCCGCAATCTGTTTGCACTTACATAAAGGAACAACACTGTTATACCTGA
- the ggt gene encoding gamma-glutamyltransferase: MLALIKNRMSHPLKLAVLSFSLLSITPTTFAATTPTAPQTAIYSQMAIHHPVWAKSGMVASQEAIATKIGLDILKQGGNAIDAAVAVGYALAVTLPRAGNLGGGGFMLVYLADKKQVVAIDYREKAPAQASRDMYLDENGEVVPNLSTFHGLAIGTPGTVMGLEHARKTFGTMSREQLIAPSIKLAKEGIVVTADLSNSLNALKERLSKWPNTREIFYKEDGSNYQPGDILKQKDLAKTLSIISKEGEKGFYQGEIAKAIATSIQEANGVVSEKDLENYNVVEREAIQGTYRGYEVFSMPPPSSGGVHIVQILNMLENYDLAAMGHNSAQHIHTMVESMRRAYADRSLHLGDSDFVSVPVKTLTSKKYAKQLVATIDPNKATSSKDIQPDADLPYESDQTTHFSVVDKWGNAATNTYTLNYSYGSGIVAKGTGVLLNNEMDDFSSKPGHANGYGLIGGEANSIAPGKRPLSSMSPTVILKDNALFMVTGTPGGSRIITTTLQVISNVIDYDMNIAEATSAPRIHHQWLPDYIRIESGLSADTIKLLEEKGHQLKVQSTMGSTQTIMKSDVGLYGASDPRTPSSLSAGY, translated from the coding sequence ATGTTAGCTCTCATTAAAAATCGAATGTCTCATCCACTCAAGCTCGCTGTTTTATCCTTTTCGCTATTATCCATTACCCCAACTACATTTGCGGCAACCACCCCAACAGCACCACAGACAGCAATCTATAGTCAAATGGCGATACATCATCCTGTATGGGCGAAAAGTGGCATGGTTGCTTCACAGGAAGCTATTGCAACTAAAATTGGGTTAGATATTTTAAAGCAAGGCGGTAATGCTATTGATGCAGCAGTAGCCGTTGGATATGCATTAGCCGTAACACTGCCAAGAGCCGGTAATCTAGGTGGTGGTGGTTTTATGTTGGTGTACCTTGCAGACAAAAAACAAGTAGTTGCCATTGATTATAGAGAAAAAGCACCTGCTCAAGCTTCTCGTGATATGTACCTTGATGAAAACGGCGAAGTAGTTCCTAATTTATCAACTTTTCATGGTTTAGCTATCGGTACCCCCGGCACGGTAATGGGTCTAGAACATGCACGAAAAACATTCGGTACGATGTCTAGAGAACAGTTAATAGCGCCTTCTATTAAATTAGCAAAAGAAGGTATTGTGGTCACAGCGGATTTATCTAACTCACTAAATGCGCTAAAAGAGCGTTTAAGTAAGTGGCCTAATACACGTGAAATTTTCTATAAAGAAGATGGTTCCAACTATCAACCTGGCGATATTCTTAAACAAAAGGATTTGGCGAAGACATTATCAATCATCAGTAAAGAAGGTGAAAAAGGCTTTTACCAAGGTGAGATTGCCAAAGCAATTGCAACTAGTATCCAAGAAGCAAATGGTGTGGTTTCTGAAAAAGACCTTGAAAATTATAACGTAGTTGAACGTGAAGCGATTCAAGGAACTTACCGAGGTTATGAAGTATTTTCTATGCCACCACCGTCTTCAGGAGGTGTACACATAGTGCAAATACTGAATATGCTTGAAAACTATGATTTAGCTGCAATGGGTCATAATAGCGCACAACATATCCATACTATGGTTGAGAGTATGCGCCGAGCTTATGCAGATCGTAGCTTACATTTAGGTGATAGTGACTTTGTAAGCGTCCCTGTAAAAACACTCACCAGTAAAAAATATGCAAAGCAACTAGTGGCAACCATTGACCCTAATAAAGCGACTTCAAGTAAAGATATTCAACCTGATGCTGACTTGCCTTATGAAAGTGACCAAACAACACACTTTAGTGTCGTTGATAAATGGGGCAATGCCGCAACCAACACTTATACATTGAATTACAGTTATGGCTCAGGGATTGTTGCGAAAGGAACGGGTGTTCTGCTAAACAATGAAATGGATGACTTTTCATCTAAGCCTGGCCATGCAAACGGTTACGGATTAATTGGTGGAGAAGCTAATTCAATTGCACCAGGTAAACGCCCTCTTAGTTCGATGAGCCCAACTGTTATCTTAAAAGACAATGCATTGTTTATGGTGACAGGGACTCCTGGAGGCTCTCGTATTATCACGACAACGCTGCAAGTGATTTCTAATGTGATTGATTATGATATGAATATTGCTGAAGCAACATCAGCACCACGTATTCATCATCAGTGGTTACCTGACTATATTCGTATTGAATCTGGTTTAAGTGCAGATACGATCAAACTATTGGAAGAAAAAGGGCACCAATTAAAAGTACAGTCAACGATGGGTAGCACACAAACGATTATGAAGTCCGATGTTGGCTTATATGGCGCCTCTGATCCACGTACTCCATCTTCATTAAGTGCTGGTTACTAG